The Argentina anserina chromosome 5, drPotAnse1.1, whole genome shotgun sequence genome includes the window CCAACAATTTTCCTCTACCTCTTCGTGATTGGTTTATGGAACTATAGGTTCAGGCCAAGGCACCCGCCTCACATGGATGCTCGGATTTCACAGGCAGAGTTTGCACATCCTGATGAATTAGATGAGGAATTCGACAGCTTCCCTACAAGCCGACCCTCTGAAATTGTGAGAATGAGGTATGACAGGTTGCGTAGCGTGGCGGGTAGAGTGCAAACTGTGGTGGGAGATTTGGCAACCCAAGGGGAAAGAGCTCAGGCACTACTAAGCTGGAGGGATTCAAGGGCTACTGcaatcttcatcatcttctcacTGATCTGGGCAGTTTCCATATACATTACTCCCTTCCAGGTTGTGGCAGTGCTGGTCGGACTCTACATGCTGCGGCATCCACGATTCCGGAGCAAGATGCCTTCTGCACCTGTTAATTTCTTCAAGAGATTACCTTCCAAGTCCGATATGTTACTATGAGAGTTAGCTAAATCACCTTCATTATTCTGCAAGAACAGTTTTCTACTTATCTCATTCTTGTAAAGAAAAAGGTTATTCCAAACGAGCAGAAGGAAAGACAAATGTGATAATGTGATTCTCCCACTTTCTCTGGATACATATATCCCTGTCAATCCAATCTGTAGGCAATTATTTCCGAATATCATCAGGAAGTCCAGGTCAGTTGAAGTGATGACTTTTAGTATCAATAAGGTTCAATTATTCGATCCAGCAAGCATGTAAGGTCAAAACTCAAATGAGGAAACGCACTGAAACAAATAGCATGATTTTACTTGTATAGCTGTCATGATTCAAAACCTGAATGCAAACAAAATATAACGTTACAATCATACCAATTCTTTTCTGAAGCAAACAAATAGTTTCCACTTGAGCATTACGAAAATTGGATTAATACAGCTAAAATTACTTTACTTCGATGAAATAATTATAATCCCAAGATGTACTAGTACAGCTACAATAGTCAGGAAGCTCGCAAGCATCCCACCTACAAGTGCCTTATCCACAATACCCCAATTACCAATGCTTTCTTGGGCTTGTTCTTGCTTTTCCTTAGATCCCAAGTCAATATCGTTCTCCTCGAACTTCCGAACTTGATTCTTTCGCTTCCGTAGCAACCATCCAATGAGATTTATGTCCTGATCTTCCCGCGGAACACCAGTAGTTGTTACAGAACAGTTTGTTGATTTACCCTGTTCTCCACAGCTTCCTGGCCCGCAAGCACAAGTTTCAGGCTCTGGTGAACAAGCACAGGTCTCAAAATTGTTTGAGCAGGAGAAGCTATTCTCCTGGCGCTGCCTTGCATTCATTTCAGGGATAATCTCAATCACTTCTCCAAATACTGACCACCTTCCAACTGAAGTTATCTTCGCAATAGCTGAAGTCCCCAGCATACTTTCTGGACCAGCTACAAGCACCTGTACATATCCCTTGGTATGACCAACCTGGGGAAGAGATATAAAAATGGATTATAAGAATCACTTCACTATAACTGTCCCTTCTTGAAAACCTTTGGCTGAAAAAGCAATGTGTACAAAAACATCATTGACTATTGGAATCATAATAGCAAGCAGAAGGCCAACCCAGGAACTCCCATGTACCTTGAAGGACTTTTTATCTTATATCATTATCCATGAAAAGCCTATTTTTGTCACTATTTTATTTCAGTAATAGTAATCTATTTAGGGTCTTCAATGTAgccaaaaaatataaattgcaAGTTGTCAGTTACCATTTTTATTTATCATCCGatttgtaaataaaatttgcaCTCAACTTAATTGTTATGAAATGTTGACCCACTAATCCCATTTTTAAACATCAAACACGATTTCTTGCTTGTTCAACTATGCATGCAGTTATTTGCAAGTTGACTTCCAAAACAGATATGGCTCCAGATACCAACTTACTTACcatcatgttttatttccagAACACTATACAAGAACTGATATGGATGCAGTTATTTGCAAGTTGACTTCCAAAACAGATATGGCTCCAGATACCAACTTACTTACcatcatgttttatttccagAACACTATACAAGAACTGATATGGATGATATAAGTGACTagaaatttgatcaaaaaagGAAGTACCCTAGAAAATGATCAACTTGTACTATTAGATCGAATAAACTTACCAAGTGAATACCATCAGTGGCAAATTCTGTTATCCAAATCCTTTCCGCCCTGCCCTCCATTCCAACATATGGCGTGAAAGCTTCAAAAACAGAAGTTAATTCACGACTCCTATTCTTCACTACAGTACTGGGGACCTTTTTCATCCTTGCAGCAGGTGTTCCTGAATTTTGAAAAAGTTAAAGAGAAAATCtggttatatatttttaagtaATTGCCAACTACTTTCTCTCTCAATGAGACAATTTGTATTGACTAGATATTAGTAATTATGATTTATTAGTTGATAATAACAAGAATTACTGAGCTGAAAAAAGCATTAATTGAAATTTAGACATCATACCAGGTCGAGGATAAAACTGTGAAATATGAACCTGAGGAAACTTGTACTCCTTAATAAGATCACGAGTTTGAGCAAAATCCTCATCCGTTTCACCTGAGATAAACCAAGAAATAGGTGTCACCACTCGAGTACCTTCTTCTGGACTGCTCAATGCAGAAGCAATACAATGTATAGCATGTACGTCTATGGACATGTCCTTCAGGAGATAAAAACAGACACACACAAAGAAAGGAAACTTAACAATCCCACGAAATAATGCTTTATCAGTTATTTTACACAGTAATTATACTTTCAACACAAGCAAAACAGTTCAAAGATGGATCACGgccaaaagataaaaaaaaatataaaaactcaaaacctTGTTCATTTGATGTTATCTGTCAATAAAAATTAACCACCTAAACTGCTCGGAGTATATAAAATGtaaaaaatgtgatttttgtttttggagaAGAAATTGTTAGCTTCTCAAATTGGTTAGGATCTTGAAGAATAAGCGACATTTCAgaaaaaataacaaagaaaattCTGAATAAGGTAATCTGTATATGATGATACACTGACCAGGAAATCCACAAATTATATCTGTTGCAATCTGCATCCCTGGCACAAGCTCAGTTAGGGTATCTACAACAGTCTTGAACTCACTCACAGTATATTCTCGATTCATTGCCTGAAACAAGAAGCAGTCATGGAAGTCTAGGTCTCCACACTATATATTACACTagcaattaaaagaaaaaaaaagccaACTCCAATCATTATCAGCTATGAGATATTGTGCCAATCTATGAAGAATCTCGAAAACTAAATTTCAGGACTTACAGTTAAGACAGCATCACTTCCAGATTGGATTGGCACATGAAGAAACGAGTATACACATGGATGCCTCAACACCTCTGCAATTTCTTTCAGGTGCTCTAGAATGAAAGGAGGATTCGTCATTCCAATTCGAAGCATTGTGCTTCCATCAGAAGGAAGCTCCTTGACGAttgcattcaataaaataggTAGATTGACCCCAATGTCACGACCTGTAAATTACAAACACCCCTTAGCGTACAACTTACAAATGCCAAAAGCAAttcagtttttatttttttatattattaattttcaGTTACTTGATGTACTATGGAACCATATCCTAGCAAACAAAGTAATACTTAAACGTCGGAGACCCAGGATTCTAGTTTATTAATGAATTTAGTTTTTTTCCCCTTGTGGTTCTCTCGAATATGATACATGTTAACTCGGCGACGTCTTACATGCTCAGAATATTGGTACTCAGACGTGTTGGCAATAATAACCGTTGGTTGTTATTAAAAGTTAAAATCTGACAGTTGAGATTGATGACAACATGGCTGAGTATCAAAACTTTGAGCATGGAAGAACTATAGGAAAATTATCTTCAAAAACTGTCAATAATAtagataaaataaaagttatgatTCTACATGTGGGGTGAGTATCGTGTTTCAGATCACTCCACATCAATGTATAAAGTATAAATTCTCACCACCAAGTACGTTAAAAGGTTAATAGAAACAACATCCCCACAGAGAAACAACATAATTAAAGACTGGTAGTTGAAAGAACAACTAGTTACCATATGCTCCAGTATCTTCACTGCTCAACCATATTTCCTTGACTCCATCAGCTATCACAGATTTTACACGTCCCACCTGCAGTGCCAATATTTATATTAgttgaaatcaaacaaaaataattaagaaaagaCTTATCTGACATACTTACAAGTCCATCTACAGTGTAACTTCCTAAATGACCACGGGCATGCTTTGTCTTGCAGTACGTGCAAGCACCTAAACAACCAACATTAATGGGAAGGATCTCAACAAACTTGTTTTTCCTCACCTGTTGAAAAATCGAGTCAAACAGACTGGTAGAGATAAATGAAAGCCAAATACTCCATGTCTATGCTAGTGGACAGTATGTAAGGCAAATAGAAAGGGTAGGAGTACGACTGAAGATGGCCAAGAGAGGTGAAGGGGAAAAAAACACGCACCTTCGGGAGGTCCAGTGCTGGCAACGTCTTACGGCTTAAAAGCCGCACCTCGTGACCTTTCAAAGTTTCTTCTACAATTTCAACCACGCGGTCTATTTGCTGGACTCCTACTATACTAACACCATCCAGCTCCTTTATATCTCGACTTCCTTGAGGCACACAGCCAGCTACCACCAGAGGCTTTTTTGCACCTTTGCCTTTTGATATTAAGGTGTCCATGGCAGATTGGCTTGGAGATTTGACTGTGCATCTACATTAAGTAATGCAATCAATACATCTACAATAAAATGATCTCTTAAACATAAATCTTCACAGAAAAATGAATATAAAGTGAAAGTCAACATGTACACTATATAGAAAGGGGAGCAGTACAAGCacaaaaaactgaaaacaagTTCGGGGGAGTAATATAGCAGTAGCATCACAGTCGTGGTTGGTTGGTTAGAGATTTTAATATTCACACATCAAATACTAATTAGTTGAGACAAAAACTTTGATTGGCAGAAAGATTTTTAATTTCAGAATCGAAATGCGTTAGAGAacacttataaaaaaaatgtaagcTTGCAGCCACTTCATTGTGGCATTTAACTCAACATATTGTAAGATAAAAAATCTGATAAGAacaatatttaattaaaaaatgagGAAAAAATACAAAGATCCACCTGATTACACCAACTAAAGATAAAACACATCAAGCAAAAAGAGCAATAACAATATGACTGATGCTAAAAAATTGGAAACAAGTCAATAGAAAAAGAACTACTAACGACCCAAAATGGACTCTTTTCGACAAGAGGACAAACCTCTTCTCCCTAAGAGTCTCACCAGATTCTTCTGTTGGCTTCCATTTAACTGACCCAGAAGGAGGCTATTACCTCTTCAATACTAACCTGCTTCTTTCCAGGGCGATCCCAGTTTACATTAGACTCTACAAACACCTTTCTCCA containing:
- the LOC126796448 gene encoding uncharacterized protein LOC126796448 — protein: MEDIEDLFIDAGAPPGFRLPITSIALNPKKNKKKLNLNGHSFSQSQIKPPKVPGTETIYIKTFGCSHNQSDSEYMAGQLSAFGYSLSDNPEDADLWLINTCTVKSPSQSAMDTLISKGKGAKKPLVVAGCVPQGSRDIKELDGVSIVGVQQIDRVVEIVEETLKGHEVRLLSRKTLPALDLPKVRKNKFVEILPINVGCLGACTYCKTKHARGHLGSYTVDGLVGRVKSVIADGVKEIWLSSEDTGAYGRDIGVNLPILLNAIVKELPSDGSTMLRIGMTNPPFILEHLKEIAEVLRHPCVYSFLHVPIQSGSDAVLTAMNREYTVSEFKTVVDTLTELVPGMQIATDIICGFPGETDEDFAQTRDLIKEYKFPQVHISQFYPRPGTPAARMKKVPSTVVKNRSRELTSVFEAFTPYVGMEGRAERIWITEFATDGIHLVGHTKGYVQVLVAGPESMLGTSAIAKITSVGRWSVFGEVIEIIPEMNARQRQENSFSCSNNFETCACSPEPETCACGPGSCGEQGKSTNCSVTTTGVPREDQDINLIGWLLRKRKNQVRKFEENDIDLGSKEKQEQAQESIGNWGIVDKALVGGMLASFLTIVAVLVHLGIIIISSK